One window of the Dioscorea cayenensis subsp. rotundata cultivar TDr96_F1 chromosome 24, TDr96_F1_v2_PseudoChromosome.rev07_lg8_w22 25.fasta, whole genome shotgun sequence genome contains the following:
- the LOC120252863 gene encoding protein kish-A-like, with product MSALFNFHSFLTVVLLVICTCSYIKMQFPAILEHRTGFRGFFWKAARIGERLSPWVAFGCFAMGASMIFSTF from the exons ATG TCAGCACTCTTCAATTTCCATTCGTTCTTGACGGTGGTTCTGCTGGTGATCTGCACTTGCTCATACATCAAGATGCAGTTCCCCGCCATCCTGGAGCATCGAACTGG GTTCCGTGGCTTCTTCTGGAAGGCAGCTAGAATTG GTGAGAGATTAAGCCCATGGGTAGCCTTTGGATGCTTTGCAATGGGTGCATCTATGATCTTTTCCACATTCTGA